DNA sequence from the Pseudoliparis swirei isolate HS2019 ecotype Mariana Trench chromosome 6, NWPU_hadal_v1, whole genome shotgun sequence genome:
ACACAACTTTCTTTCATTCTTAATCTTTCATAATTGTGAGTGTGTTGATGTAAATGGCATATATGTTGATAAGGGTATCAggccttttgtttttattaattaaaatcaACTTGTGACACCAAAATTCAGGCCCTTAAGGTCCCAATGGCCCCTATTGAAACCcaataaaacatgtttggtCTCACAGCAGCACATCCTGCATTTTTTTATAGAAATCGTTAAATCTAAAACAATTTCGATTTGACTAATTCCACCAGATTGAGAAATTTTATACACATAAACACTGTAAGAAACAGTTTTTTTCTACCTTGTCCTCAGACTTGTAGAAGACTTTATGTGGCGAGCCCAGAGCACCCAGTACATCTTGACAGGAATCTCCAAAGTAGATGTTCCTCTCGAGGGACCTCACTTTGGCATCAGCCACCACACCTGGACCGCAGCCTGCACTCACGTTACAAGAGATCAGGAAATGATTTCATCTCCGGATGAATTACAAACAGCATGTCAGGGACATTGAACATCTCCCTGAGAGTGGACTGCTAAGACACAATTGTTTACCATAGAGCTAGATAAATACACAGCCTATTAAGGTACGCGCAGGTCAATATGTGTTCTCCCATGTTAGGGTTACATCATttcacaaacattaaatagtaaAACGATTAGTCTGCAACAGAGGCAGCCAGATGTATTGTGATCAATATGACTTATGTTTGAATAGGAAACATTACAAATTGTGTTTATTGCCAATCTAAACACTTTCGGGTTGGATTTGCTGTTTAGCTCCAACTTTGCGGCAGTGCAACAGATTCATGGAAAGTGTGGAGGCAAGAGAAGGAAAACATCCTGTGAATCATAAATGTAGCTATGTGGATCAGTGAGGAAAACACTTGGACCCATGGTGATCATAATCATAACTCATTTTGTCCCCAGACACAGAGATATCAGTACCTGCAGTGAGGAGGCGGAGTTTGAGCCCCAGAGGCCCTGCATCGTCTCTCAGGACATCAACAGTCTCTGCAAAGATGTTACCAAGGAAACAAGCCGACGGCATCGTGGGAGCCCTGAGGACCGACAGTTCAGTTTGTCACGCGTTTGGTAAACTGCACAGAATCATCCGACTGGAAATGTATGACTTACGGTGTGCTTGTTGCCCAACTGGACAAAACATTCATTGACACACTTTCACATAACTCGTGTCCACTCTTATTTACCCAATCATATGATCACTTCCTCCCAAACATAGATAAACTTCACTGACAGTTcaccatttaaaatattttggaCTCGTAGCGCGTCTGCGCAAGCTTGAGATTTAAATAGTGCGGTTTCATCAAAGACGCCATGTTTGTTCAGTGTGGGCATGCGAGGAAAACAAAGTTATCTTCACTGATTCTAGCCAACAGGGGGGTGAGTAATGGATATACAAAATGCATATTTTGCAGTAAGAAGTATTCCTTTAATCAGtgatcatcttcttctttcacaAGAGGTTTGCTTCAATGCTGGCAAAACATCTTTTGATAAACAGATTTCAGTTAGTTGGTTTGTAAATGTTTGCTGCAGATTTAGATGGAGCTTAAACTTCTTCATTGGTGTCCATTTTTAGAATAATTTAACTCTGTATAGTCTCTGCTAGAGGTGTGTCTTCCATAAGTGACGTGCGTGCACGTTACCTTGTTTCCTGCAGGTTGTTGCCGGTGTAGATGTGCATCCTCTTGACCATGGCCCCATGTGGAATCTGCAGAGAGGCCAAACCCATGGCAAAGTTAGGCTGCCAAGGCAAAACAACTGGGAGTAGTATGGGACTGGTACACACTGTGTTTGTGAACACATTAACAGCAACTTGCATTAATACATTTTCCTTGGTACAGAGATGTGATCATTCAGTCATAAAGAAATGCCCATGTTCAACAGGTAAAAGCTCATCACTGATTGGTCACACTACATTTTATTCCAATTTGGATCTCTGTTGGGTGGCCATTTTTTATCTGAGAAGGGTCAGTATCCAATCAAAATGGAAGGAATGCAAATTTTATTTCTGTGctgattatttatgtatttacaaGTTGCATCATCATCACTAAGTATTAGATGTCAAATGGCTTCatattaataattttaaaaaactatcCGTAGTATTTTAAGACTTATTAATACTCAATAATATTAGATTTTACATTTTCAGCATTAATTAAGTTGAATGGGAAAACATATAccgtatgttttttaaaaatgcaccATAAAGTAACCACgattaattcaattaaaagaAACAATTTCAGAAGTCATGTCATTATGGCGTATTGTGGAGAATAATAGAAAAGCCAAGCCTTACAAAGATGGGAAAGACAACGGGGTCGGACTATGCTGCGAGCGTAATGCAACATAAAtcctttcatgttttatttattcttggaTCACAGCATCAGTTTTATCTAAATCAACTTGCATTCAACTGTCATTTTAGATGGGAAACAAATTATAGCTGAGTGTTGCGCTTTAGGCAAAGAAATGCAAATATTATAAGTCAAACTAGAGGCCGAACCCACAACACAACAGATCACAATTACCGCTCAAGCTGTCGAGTCACTGAATCAAACTAAACTGTGTAAGCAACCCCGCATGCAGCTCAGGGTGGATTGAAAACTTTAAGAAATAATCAATGTAGTTACGAAGATATCACATATGTTGGAGGAGCAGAATAGCTAAATCAAAACGATGATAAGCTGCAAAAAACCTTGTCAATGGGACACAAAATCatctgtggaggggggggggggggagtaaaaaCTTCCATGTGTGACGTGTGCAGACGGCAGAGCAGCCGCTTCATGACACGCATCACCCAAGACGTTCACAGCTGTCCCGGACAAACAGTGAAACATCCGTCTGGGTAAACAAACCTCAATCCAAAATCAAAGGCTAAAACACCTTCTGCATGTATAACAATGCAGCTCGCAGATTTGgtgttaataatattaataatattgtcTTGAGAATCTGAAGCTCTGTCATGAACTCATGAAACCCGAGCGAACCCACGTCTTTAAACTTCCTACTGCAGTCGGATTAGTTACATCACAGTGCAATGAGTCTGACGTCTCAAGAGACCGACATTGGAATTCTTACTTGGTGCATTTTGAGGTCTCTCCTAGTTACTTTTCATTTGTGATGAGGATGACGTTTCTAAGCATTTAGGGAAACTGACGTGCTTAAAATAACCAAGCAGACACATTCTCCACAAGGATATGGTTTCTTTGTTCACTCCCACATTATTAATCATCACAGCATCAAGCTGACAGCGATTACAGGACATGCTCAGGGAAAACATGACCTAACATTTCATTTTCCAGATGAAGGAAAATCACTCCGACCACAAGACTGCCTGGATTCCCCTGGAGTGGGAGGAAACGGCCTCTCAGCTCTTCTACGACTGGCTGACGAACAAATAGATTCTCACCTCATATTTTGGAGCTTCATTCCACGAATCCAGTTGGAAGGAGAAAGACAGGCCTCGAAAATTGAGATGGAACAACTGCTCTGCAGCGTTGTAAACTGGACGCGGACAAACGAAGAAGAAGGATTTCATAAAAGAGATGAATGAGATCAAAGTGTCGGTTTATTTGTGAGACaacgttcatgtgtttatgcCTTGTGAAGTACCTCCAGGGTGCGTAGCTCCAAATGACTGGTCTATCTGCTCTATTGTGGGAGCAAAGGCCTGGGAGTTGAAATGGActccactgaaacacacacacacacacacagccagcgaTACTTCTATTTACATGGACTCAATTACTGCAACACCTTTTACGAAGTAGCTGTATATGTGAGAGAAGCTCCGACTTCACTGTGGCAACATAAAATGGACACTCTAAACATGCAATGAACAACGTATAGATCCGTGCCTGTCGATACAGGCTGTATAAAAACATGGTTTTATACCGACTGCATTCAACAAGTTTCTAATTATTCTGATTATCATATCTACTCACCAGTATTTCAACTTGACTTTGCTCAGGTCATACACTTCAATCACCTGTCCCTCGGAAAGATGACAAATGTTAGGGCACAATACAAAGTCAATTAAACGGCAATAACAAGGTTAGAGGAGTCTAGTGTATTTGTCAGATGCTGCTTCTAAATAACTGTGGAGTAATACCACATTCCATGGAGGgaatcacacacatgcacctttCAGCCTCCTAAATTCAACAATGTTCACCTTGAGTCTCTGATTTGTGGCATCAAATAGCAGTTTGATGCCATCCTGAGTCAAGTTCAGTATGAGGTCATGGCTGAGTGGTGTCTGGAGGAGAGATAAACAAACTAGTTtacaaattaattgaaatagaGATGCAGATGACAAACAATTCACATGTGGTGTCATCCATGTTAACATGAAATGCTTCCAGTTGTTTTTGAATTCAATTCATGGAGCTGTCACACCaacttagatagatagatagatagatatatactttattaatccccaaggggaaatttgtcgagtcagtagcagcaacacacaagaaaaaaaaagaaaaaaaaatataagtataagtagggtgatctggcaagaggtgaactgttgtagagccagCATCGTCCCGGGCAGGAAtgtcctgtatctgtccttgtggcagcgggagcgagagagggacgCCTGGTGGAGAAGTGTCTCTGGGTGGTGTGGTGTGGTGAGAGGTGGTGGTCCAACAGTGGTTTCTTCACCgcactctcctctccccctcactctcaccacctgcagctccagctgctgagccatggagatgatggagccagccctTCCAGACCTAACTAACTTTAGTTATTAGTACTGAACCTGGGAAATAATTTCCTATATTATAGCCTGACAAgatattttttatgaaatgtGATAATATATGAGCCCAAATCAATTGTTTTCATACAAAGACACATTATAAACTTTGTTTAGATCCtttgatgttttttaaagaattgtAACCAAGATAAGAGCATGACACTCGTATCTTTAACATCTCAGTACTGTGTAGTGGAAACACTACGTATTGACACATGCCTAAATGCACAGCACTACAATATTTGAACAAATACAGCAATTGTACTAAACAAATCAGTGTTTCCCcgaccattataacagggtggcgcCCCGccaccctgaaatctccgcccaccaccctgtaattttcccTATTGATcatctctacacagcagcatgtcatttatgtctctacgtgttgcgttaacacttctcggcgccgcagagctccgatgccggcgacATATCTGCGTGCATCGGGCCGAGCGCCGGTGCGCGcatactaccactaccaccccCTCCGACGACGCTGCTCGCCAtgggtccctttcctatctcagggggggcatcgtgaaggagttaagcttagggtaccaacatggcgagcagcggcactagtcctgcccccctgaagctgtaaacctaggggaaacactgcaaaTTGTAAAAATCCAATTAGTTTCGGGTTTTAAATTACTTGGATTACTATTGCCACACAGGAAAGCCTCAAGAAATATTGTACTGCCATCCAGATTAGGGATCTTAAAAGAGCTGATTAACATTGTTGTGTGACTGCGACAGAAAGAACAcacaagacagacagacagctgaccATCTCACCTGTTCACTGTATAGCACCTGGACATTTTTGATGACGCGGCAGTGTTTCTGCAGAATGGAGATGGCCTGGGCCAATGGCATCCCTGAAAACACAGACAGGCAAGCACACACAAATAAgtgaaaaacaatgtaatagagcTTTGTTCAGCAACAGTTAACAATAATATGAACATGCCAggaaaatcatttaaaatatggcttTAATTTAACATTAATGAATAGCTTGCATCTCGATTGCTTGCTCTGTCTTTACAGAACTTGACAAAATTGTAGAACTCACCCAAGGCAAATTCCCATTGCTCATTTCCTAGTGATCTCTCGGgcaccacctccaggtccagCATTGGCAAGTAGTGGGGGGCAGCTCACCTCGAGACACAATGGGACCCTCTGGGGAACCCTTCCCTGGTCTGTCCCTGATCACAGCAGTCTGAATAGCTTCAGATGGCTGTTTCAATTCATAACTCTATCGATTACTTTCTGCGTGAGAGCATCAAACAGCTCCTCAAACTACGGGTTACAGGACAAGGTGACCAGTGTATCACATGTCATGTGTAAATAAAAgcatgtaaacaaataaataataaaagatgaCATTCACAGAGCCACCTCAGATTTACAGATGTGTTAAATAACAAGTTACCCAACAAAGTCGGACAGCttggacacaaacaaatgacGCAACGTGCCAACCAATCTAAACAGCTGTCGCCTCTGACATGGTCACGTGGCTTCAAATCGATAcggatgaaacaaaaaaacaactaattctATCGATTCGTGGTCAGGAATAAAACAACAGACCACACGTGTTCTAGGTCTCCAGACAGACCCACGGGGCagcggacacgcacacacacacggaataAGAGGCACGAGAGATAACGTCTCAAAGCCCGATGACTCTCAACAGTCGCTGTGTCTTTGCGCTGCGGGTGGACGTAAGTTGACGAGCTAGCTGCTCTGCGCGTGAAGGTaagaaagtataaataaatataaatataaataacgtACGTGCGGAAAAATAAGTCTCCATGCAAGACAAAGAAAATTAATTACTGCGGTTCAGGCAGGCACCACATAAACAAAGAAAGCACGTCTTTCTTCGTTCCTCTCCACGGAGGTGCAGCTGGAGCTAGCGCTCGTGACGCGTTGTGCGCAGACTCCTCGCAGTGAAACGCGGTCCTCGTCACTCAGAAGCTCGTCTGCCGGTAAATGTCCCCCGTGTCCGCTGCTCGGGTTTAATGTGTCTCCAATGTCAGGCGCAGATAAGAGCAACACAGTGTGCCAAACCACGGCAACTTCAGGCATCAACAACAAGCAAGCGGGATCAGCTGATGATTCGACTTCCGGTTGACACAGGTTGGCGTGATGACGTCACGGGCAGCGATAGAGATAGCGTCTGTAAATGTTGTGAAATATCGGAAACTTATGAAACACAAGAGAGAACAACAAGTGTTGTATTATGTTTATTGTAATACGTTGTTAACTACAGCACCGTGATTCTATGATTATATTCCGTCATTGTTTTGTATGtgatatttaaataaagtttaGGAGGGGATAAAAAAGCAAcatcaaaacagaaacaaaatagCAGATCATTTGAcaggtatatacatatatatataataatctcATTTGAGGTCCATAAGTGTTATTGGCttggttgttttctttctttaaacagCCTGCAATTAATGTGTAAATTATGGAGTCCAAGAAGACATGTggaaggttgaaaaaaagatgtgaCTTACTTtccatgtacttttactttttctaCGATGACTGCAgcttgtaaaaaaaacatattcgcAAATTGATGAATTTACAATCAGACCACACACAATAATTAATCATCTACTACATCCTATACTCATTGAGCAAAATTATTATGgctcgtattacttacttttaatgtttttttaaaaatgacttAATAGAatcacttacttttaatgtgctgtactagcttcgcattgtgtgtatttgttgttcttcttaccacataaACTGTCTTATtctgtactgtttgttattgttttatgtttgttatggtctgtcattcaattcaattcaattcagtttatttgtatagcccaatttcacaaattacaaatttgtctcggagtgtgCTTTAAtctacatagacatccctgccccaaaacctcacatcggaccaggaaaaactcccaaataacccttcaggggggaaaaaaagggaagaaacctgcaggagagcaacagaggaggatccctctcctaggatggacagatgcaatagatgtaatgtgtacagaaggacagatttagagttaaaatacattcaatgaatatgacagagtgtatgaatagttcatagtaggcatattccacgatggagacctccacgatccatcaggcagatggcggtggggaggaggaggggcggagtctgAACAGGACAGTGGGGTAGTCAGGATCAGggattccacgacccagacgatccatcagcagatagatctatgccgtctcatagggtccgatgaccccatgagacgaaagtcaaaaggacttccgggagaaagcagagttagtaacgtgtgattgagagatgaaaattcatccttaaggagagaaaaagaggagataggtactcagtgcatcctaaacgtccccgcagctataagcctatagcagcatatcaaggggctggaccagggcaaacctgattcagccctaactataagctctgtcaaagaggaaggtcttaagtctactcttaaacgaggtgactgtgtctgcctcccggactgaaattggaagctggttccataaaagaggagcttgataactaaaggctctggctcccattctacttttaagactctaggaactacaagtagtcccgcatttagtgagcgtagctctctagtggggcaatatggtacgacaagctccttaagatatgatggagcatcaccaatcaaggctttgtaggttaagagaagaattttaaaagtgattcttgattttactgggagccagtgcagagcagctagtgcaggagtgatgtgatctcttttcttagttttagtgagaacacgagctgcagcattctggatcaactggagggacctaagagatttattagagcagcctgctaataaggagttgcagtaatccagtctcaagtaacgaacgtgaaccaatttttctgcatcttgagacaagatgtgcctgatttttgaaatattacgtagatgaaagaatgcagtccttgagatttgctttacgtgggagttaaaggacaagtcccgatcaaagataacgccaagattctttacagtggtgttggatgccagggcaatgccgtctacagaatccacatcaccagataattgatctctgaggtgctcagggccgattaaaattacttcggttttgtctgagtttaacatcaagaagttgcaggtcatccatgtttttatgtctttaagacatgcttgaattttacagagttggttgctctcctctggttttatcgataaatatagttgagtgtcatctgcataacaatgaaagtttatggagtgtttcctgataatattgcccaaaggaagcatgtataaggtaaataaaattggtccaagcacagaaccttgtggaactccgtgattaacgttggtggttatcgaggcgtcatcgtttacaaatacaaactgagatcgatctgataaataggatttaaaccaaattagtgccgtgcctgaaatgccaatcgactgctccagtctctgtaacaggatgtcatggtcaatggtgtcgaatgcagcactaaggtctaacaagaccaggacagagaggagtcctttatctgctgccattaagaggtcatttgtaattttcaccagtgccgtctcggtgctgtggtgttttctaaatcctgattgaaatttctcaaataaactattatgatgtagaaagtcgcacaactgatttgcgaccactttctcaaggatcttggagaggaaggggaggttagagatcggtctgtagttagccaatacctctggatccagagtgggcttcttcaggagaggtttaataacagccaccttgaaggagtgtggtacgtggcctgttagcagagacacattgataatatctaatagagagccgccaattaaaggcaaaacgtctttaagcagcctcgtcgggatggggtccaagagacaggtagacgtgttcgaagtagaacccgttgaaaataattggtcacggttatTAATTGGTCACGGTTATTAATTTGCATCTGTCGTCATGGGacgacagatgcaaattagctgaagctacaaTCTTGTACAGAGCATCAAAcggtgacatttattttttaactgtacatggccccttttaaatatagataataataattatgatgtTTGCTCACCCCCTGTCACCATGGAGACCACTGGGAGGAGAGCAGGCGGTCGCTCTGGAGACGGACCTTCAGCTATTTGGGTTCACGTGCCACATTGAGATTAATTACATAAAAGAAAGTTCCATTCAACACAcaaatggacaggttcataaaAATAggttcaccaaaaaaaatctgaatctGCAAAGTTACATAGTTCAGTAAAAAAGACACTATTCACCTCATAAAGTGCATTGGAGGCTTATAGTGGCCAGAAACAACAGAATATACTGTTTAAAGTAGTGCCTCAAATATGTACTGAAGCAAATAGTACTGAACTTAATTTTTTAACACCACTGCGTGGTGTCACTTAATCTGGCTGATAAGGCTGCTCTTGTTGAAGGAGGAGAGAGCTATGATGGGGATATTATAACATCACTAATCTCCACATTGCAATCAGAGCTATCAAAGGGTTAGTTGTTCACTCaaacaggaaaaacaaaacaaattggAAAGAGTCAATCAAGCTCAGTCACTACATAGTCCTGAACACAGTGAAGTTCCTGTTTCAGTGAAAATATCAGAAAAACATGCAATAAGTCATACctctt
Encoded proteins:
- the phaf1 gene encoding UPF0183 protein C16orf70 homolog isoform X1, translating into MLDLEVVPERSLGNEQWEFALGMPLAQAISILQKHCRVIKNVQVLYSEQTPLSHDLILNLTQDGIKLLFDATNQRLKVIEVYDLSKVKLKYCGVHFNSQAFAPTIEQIDQSFGATHPGVYNAAEQLFHLNFRGLSFSFQLDSWNEAPKYEIPHGAMVKRMHIYTGNNLQETRAPTMPSACFLGNIFAETVDVLRDDAGPLGLKLRLLTAGCGPGVVADAKVRSLERNIYFGDSCQDVLGALGSPHKVFYKSEDKMKIHSPSPHKQVPSKCNDYFFNYFTLGVDILFDSATHLVKKFVLHTNYPGHYNFNIYNRCDFRIPLVIKKEGADSQTEDCMVTTYSKWDHIQELLGHPMEKPVVLHRSSSANNTNPFGSTFCFGLRRMIFEVMQTNHIASVTLYGAHRTTSQARPQPSSSSH
- the phaf1 gene encoding UPF0183 protein C16orf70 homolog isoform X2, with product MLDLEVVPERSLGNEQWEFALGMPLAQAISILQKHCRVIKNVQVLYSEQTPLSHDLILNLTQDGIKLLFDATNQRLKVIEVYDLSKVKLKYCGVHFNSQAFAPTIEQIDQSFGATHPGVYNAAEQLFHLNFRGLSFSFQLDSWNEAPKYEIPHGAMVKRMHIYTGNNLQETRAPTMPSACFLGNIFAETVDVLRDDAGPLGLKLRLLTAGCGPGVVADAKVRSLERNIYFGDSCQDVLGALGSPHKVFYKSEDKMKIHSPSPHKQVPSKCNDYFFNYFTLGVDILFDSATHLVKKFVLHTNYPGHYNFNIYNRCDFRIPLVIKKEGADSQTEDCMVTTYSKWDHIQELLGHPMEKPVVLHRCLCLIDPHQPITQTPSARPSASDCGG